The Bacteroidota bacterium genomic sequence GATCAATTGGATAATCGACCGTACCACCGCGGGGGTGGTGACGACGGCCGGCGTTCCCATTCTTTTGATTTCAGGCTTAAGGAGATAGACGGCAAGATTTTGCCGGCATCGTTGATCCCACACGAGCTGCGGCACATCCTCAGCGGTTCGAATGAAAACGGGGCGCACCCTGTTGCCGCTTCCATTCCCGTAGCCGACGATCACGTTCGCTCTTCCGGATTCTAAGAGCTCTTTCGCTTTCTCATGTAAGGCTTGCATAGATTTTCTCTGACCGGATTGGATCGATTCCGCCCGCTGATCATGCAACTTCTTTGGTCATCCTCTGAAATGCCGCCGCCGGTCCAAGCTCGCGGACTTCAGCGACGGCAGCGTTCACGACCTCCGCCCACTTTGCCCCTTCAGCGGCAGAAACCCACGAGAATTTCACGCGGCGCATATCCACGCCCATATACTCCATCATCTGCCGGAAAACGATCCATCGGCGCCGCGCGTGAAAGTTTCCCGAAGTGTAGTGGCAATCGTTCGGATGGCAGCCGGACACGATGATGCCGTCCGCACCCTGAGCGAATGCTTTGAGCAAGAGATTATAGTCGATACGGCCCGTGCATGGGAACCGCACAATGCGGACATTCGTCGCGTACTTGATGCGGCTCGTACCGGTCAAGTCAGCGCCGGCATACGTGCACCAGTTGCAGACGAACGCGACAACCTTAGGCTCGAACGGCGGTTCCATTAGGCTAACAACTCCATGACTTCTGCATATACTTGTTCGTTGCTGTAGCCCTGCAGGTCGATCGACTTTGACCGGCAGAACGCCACGCACGTGCCGCATCCCTGGCATAACCCGGAATTGACTTTCGCAACCGTCTTCATGAGTTTTCCTTCCCGCGTTCTTATTTCTTCCTGCTCGATTGCATTGTACGGACATGCCGTTTGGCACGTAAAGCATCCGATACATGTTGAGAACACCGGCGGCGCCGCGCGATTCACAACGGCGATCACCGGCTCGCGCGTCAATTCGTCGGCGGAGAACAACCCGAGCACCTTGCTTGCAGCGGCGGAGGCCTGGCCGACGGAGTCGGGAATGTCCTTCGGCGCCTGGCACGCTCCGGCAAGAAATATTCCGGCCGTATTCGTCTCCACCGGACGCAGTTTAGGATGCGCTTCCGAGAAGAAATGATGCGCATCATAGCTGACGTGCAGTTTTTGCGCAAGCTCCTCCGCCCCTTCGTTCGCAACACCCGCCGTTGCGAGCACGACCATGTCAGCTTCAATCTCCACCGGCTCCCCACCGAGCAGCGTATCGGCGCCGCGCACAATCAGCTTGCCCTCCCGTTCATAGATCCGCGATACACGCCCGCGGATGTAGTTCACATCGTCTTCCTCAATCGCTCTGCGCACGAACTCGTCATACCCCTTGCCCCCGGCCCGAATATCCATATAAAAGACGTACGCATTGCCGTCGTGAACTTTGTGCTTATAGAGCATCGCGTGCTTGGCAGTGTACATGCAGCAGATCTTCGAGCAATACTCGATCCCTTTCGCCGGATCGCGCGAACCCGCACATGCGATGAAGACAATCGTTTTCGGCACCGTGCCGTCGGACGGGCGACGCGGTTCACCCAGCGTCGGACCCGAAGCGGAAAGGAGCCGCTCGAACTGCAAACCGGTCAGGACATCCTTGTATTTGCCGTATCCGTATTCGGGGAAGAAGGATGTTTCTTTGATAGTGAAGCCGGTGGCAACGACGACGGAACCGACGTCCACCTCGATGAATTCATCCTGCTGTTCGAACCGGATCGCATCCGCCGGGCATTTGGTCTTGCAGAACTTGCACTTCCCGTTCTTGAAATACGTGCAGCGAGAGCGGTCGATGACGGGCTTGTTCGGAACGGCTTGCGGGAAGGGGATGTAGATCGCACTGCGCACGCCGAGTCCCGTATTGAACTCGCTCGGAATTTTTTTGATCGGACATGCCGTCACACATTCACCGCAGCCGGTGCACGCCTTCTCGTCGATGCTTTTTGCCTTCTTGCGGATCCGCGCTGTGAAGTTGCCGATGAAGCCGGTGAGGCTTTCTACCTCTGCATACGTGTAGAGCGTAATGTTCGGATGCTGCGCGACTTCCACCATGCGCGGTGTGAGAATGCACTGGGAGCAGTCGAGGGTGGGGAACGTCTCCGAGAGCTGAGACATATGTCCGCCGATCGACGGATCGTCTTCCACCAGCACCACTTTTTGCCCTGCGTTGGCAATATCGAGTGCGGCCTGGATCCCTGCAATACCTCCCCCGATCACGAGCGCGGTTTTTGTAACGGGGACTTTGATCGGATACAGCGGCTTATCCCGCTTTGCTTTTTCGACCATCATCGCAACAAGATCGGCGGCTTTCTCGGTCGTCGCATCTCCTCTGGCATGCACCCAGGAGCAGTGTTCGCGCAGGTTCGCCATCTCGCAGAGGAACGGGTTCAATCCTGCTTCGGCGCATGTCCTGCGGAATGTCGGTTCGTGCATGCGGGGTGAACACGCAGCCACGACAACGCCGGTAAGGTTCTTTTCCTTGATCGCCTGGCGGATAAGGTTCTGCCCGGGGTCGGAACACATATACTTATAGTCCACGCTCTGTACGACACCCGGCATGCGCGCAACCGTCTTCGCCACTTTTTCACAATCGACGGTCGCGCTGATGTTCTCGCCGCAATGACAGATAAAAACTCCGATTCGTGACATCGCCTGACCTGATCTTCCTACGACACCCCCGCTGGTGTGCGGGCGGGTACATTGTGTTGAGCTTTGCTCTTGCCTTCCAGTCGAACCGGAACAAAATGCCGCTGTAATCCCAACGCCTGCGCATCGAGACCGAGGGCAATGCCGATTGCCTGTGTGACGTAGAGGATGGGAACGCCGAATTTCTTCCCCGTCGCACGCTCTATTTCTTTCCGGCGCATGTCGAGGTTGGAATGGCACATCGGACATGCAACGATCACCGCTTCAGCGCCCCGCGCGGCGGCATCCTCCAGAATTCTTCCCCCGAGATCCCCGACAATGTCTGTCCGTGTGATTGAAAAGCTCGCACCGCAGCATTCCGTTTTCATCGCCCAGTCGAGCGGCGTCGCGCCGATCCGCCTCATGAGGTCATCCATCTCCGTCGGGTCTTCCATCCGCGCGTGATGGACGACGCTCGCCGGGCGAACTAGGAGGCATCCGTAATAGCAGACAACCTTATGAGAAAAAGTTTTCGGGAATGATGCTGCCACCTCGGCCGTGAGTACCTGATTGAGCACCTCTAGAATATTGCGCACTGCCGTCGTACCGGCATACGGCATGTTGATCGCATCAGCAACATCCGCGCGCGCGCGGGCATCGCCGGCAAGTTCTGTTTTTGCCGAGGCAAGCCGATTAAAACACGCTGCGCACGGAACCAACAACTCCATCATTGTTTGTGCTTCTGCCTGAGCAAGGACCCTCGCCGGCAAAGCGAGCGACAGCGAGTGATCGAGCGAATGCGCTGAACTTGCACCGCAGCAATTCCATCCTTCAACTTCGTGCAGCTCCAAACCCAGTCTCGGCGCAATCGCGCGGAGCGACTCAGCGTATTCACGCGAGGAGCCTTCGAACGAACAGCCGGGGTAAAGTCCGATTTTCATGCAGCGTGCTCCTTCTTCCTTTGCCCGGCGGAGAAAACCTGGCTGACGAGCTTTCTGTGAAATGAAGGAATGAGCGAAAGTTTTCCCTTCATCAGCATCACCGGAGCGAGGACAACATCCTGCCAGAGATGAAGGGTGCGCACCTTGTATTCTGCGATCAACCCAATTTCCCACAATCTGCCAAAACGCTTGATTGTATTCAGGAAGGAGGTGTGGAATGCAACAATATCTCTGGCGCGGGGATGAACGAGATTGAGACGGAGCGACTCTGCACGGAGAACATCCATCGCTTTCGGAAGGTCTACTTCCATCGGACAACGGGCAACGCATGTTTGACAGGCGAGGCAGAGCCATATGGCATAGCTGCCCAGTACTTTGCGTTCCGCTTCCGCTGTCCTGGTTTGCAACAACCGCAGGACGACGCTCGGCGTCAAATCCATGTGGTCTGCCGCGGGACATCCCGCAGAGCATTTGCCGCATTGGTAGCAGCGTTGTACCGATATACCAGAAGTACGAACGAGATGATCAGCGAGAGTTGTAGCTCCCCCCTGGAGCGGAGCGGCAAGCATTAGTTTCTCCCGAATAGAAACGCGTGAAGCGTTCTTCGCGGAGGGAAGGTGAAAGCAGTCAATTCATGGCCGGTGCCATACCCTAACACACAACTACGGCAGCAGCCAAGAGTCCGACAGTAGAATTGGGATGTGTCCGTTCTGACTCGTTACAGCCACGGGGAAGAGCAATTTCTTTCTTGATAATGCGAGCATCTCAATCTCATAAACTGAAAGAACCGGACAACGGGGAACATGTACTGATGACTCCTTTCACATCGTCCTCTGCATAGATAACCGCTACAATATATGAAGAAAAAAATAAATTAGAAGCCATTTCAAAAAATTAATTTAGACTGACGCTCCGCCCGAAGGGATGCCTTTGCCAGACGCGTCCGCATTTTGGGGACTTGCTTCCCAAAAGGACAGCGGTTACTGCAAAGAGGAGAAAGAATCGCTGGAGGAGATAAAGGATAAGCGGGGAATCGGGTCTGCCCTTCAAGTCAACGTTCCGCTTTCAACGGAACAGGTTCGCTCAGGGTGAACGAGCTTTTATTACAACTCAAAGAAACACTTCGTCCTGAGCGAGTGGCGCGGCGTCATCGCGCCACGAGACGAAGGACATCCTGTTCACAAAGGTCTCTTTCGGGGAGTAAGTGAACCTCGCCGAGTCGAGTCTTCGACCGCCCGAAGAGCGGGAGAGCGCATCGTCAACGACTGTGTCTCCCATAGTTCCGTTGAGCCTGCTTATACGTGAATTCTCCTGCTTCAACTTCTCCTACCCCCCCAGCTTGAAGCCTAGACTGTTGTCCCCTTGAGTCCGCCGTAACCTCTTATTTGTTCCTTGTCCTTCCATCGGTCTTCTCCATTTGTGTCAACCTGTTTTAGGACGACTCACCTCCAGAAAGAAAAAAGGCCGGGATGAATGTCCCGGCCTTTTTATTTTCGAGGAAAATCTAATGAACAGTATTACTTGAAATACCGCTCGGCGAATTTTATGAATGTCGGCCAGTTGGGGCCGGTGGTGTGCCCGCCGCTGTGCTGTCGGAATGCGACCTCTCCGTCGATGAGCGTGGTCTCCATGGGCGGCATTGCGGCAACTCCGAGGCCTTTCTTCCCGAGCAGTTCATAGACCGGACCGGCATACACGCCGGCGAGGAACATCCCTTTGTCGTCCACCCAATTCCCTTCGACAGCCGGCGATCCGCAGCTGATAAAGACGGGACGCGGAGCGCACAAAGCGACCAGCTCATGGGAATCGACCGGCAGATCGTTCGGGGTGAGCGGACCGGCGTATTTCAGAAAATTTCCCGCCATCCAGTGATACTCGCCGGACGACGCGACATTCTCCACTTCCTCGCCGAAATTGCGCCGGTGGAGTTTCGCCCCGCCTTCGCCGGACGATCCGATGAAACCGATCGCGAACCGCTGGTCATAGGCCATCGTGACGAGAGCCGCCTTCCCGTACCGCGAGAGCCCTTCGATCCCCACTTTCTTCGCGTCCACCGACTTATCGGTCTCGAAATAGTCGAGCGCTCTGCTCGCCCCCCACGCCCATGCACGCAGCGCTCCCCAATCATCCAGCTTGCGCGGCTCCCCCTTGTTGACGAGTCCGATGATGCCGCTTGTCAATCCGGCTCCGTTGTCGGCCTGATAACTTGTTGGAACGATTACCGCGTATCCCCACCCTTTTGCAAGGAGCTGCTGCTGCCAGGTCGGCCCTGCCGGGGCGGCAGCGCCGGGAGGCGGGGAAGGAAATTTGAACCCCGGCGGGAAGACGAAGCCGAATTCCATGATGACCGGCACCGGCCCGGCCGCGTGCTCGGGGAGCGTGAGCGTTAACTGAATGTCGACGGTAAGAAGCGGATACGAAGAATTATCGACATGGCCGACGAGTTTCTTTGTGATGACAGGGAACGTACCGTTGGAATCGTGCGTCACACTCGCGACTTCCCACCTGACCGCGGGAAGTACTGCCGGCTCCCTGCCGTAAACTTCCCGGTCAAAATCCTCGACGATCTCGGGACGCCTCTTCTTCCACCACATCTCCGCAGTGGTGACTCTTGCTCCGTCCTTAAGGAGCAATGGATCGGGGAGCGAGGTGTACGTCGTCGCTTTTGATTCGTCCGAGTTCGCCGCGTTCGGCGCTTTGGGATTTCCCGAAGGACCCGGACGAAGTGAATCGATGTGGAGCAGATCGAGAAGCCGCCGGTGGTCTTGCTCGGCGGTCAGTCGGACAATAGGAGCATACGCGGACGAATCGATCGGGCGATCCGCCTGCGCGTCGGCACAGAATGCAAATGTAATCTGCGCCGCCGCTGCGATAATGATGAGGCGCATAAGTTTGGTGGGATATGAAATGTTATAGCCAGGCCGGTTCAAAATATTGACTCGTTATGCGAAGAGAATTCAATGATCGGTTTTTAATTTGACAATTAAGAGACTGATGCTCAATAAGCAAGTTCCCTTCGCGGGGATGCGACGTGCTGCGCGCTCCCTTTGGGGAGCACGTGAACGGAGCGAACGCGACGAAGGCGTACACAAATTCGCTTTTGAGGTTGCTTCCCGTCACGTTCTCACTTCATCAACACCATCTTTTTCACGTCGTGAAAGTTCCCGGCGGTCAGTTCGTAGAAATAGAGTCCGCTCGAGAAATTACCGCCATCCCACCGCACAGAATGAGATCCGGGCGACTCCTGCTCGTTCACCAGTTTCGCCACTTCCCTCCCGAGTTCGTCATATATTTTTACAGTAACGAAACTGTTAGCTGTCAATTGATAGCTGATGATTGTGGCCGGGTTGAACGGGTTCGGATAATTTTGGCCCAAGCTCGGACTGAGTGGAATCTGGGGATGATCCTTCACGGCGGTGATTGAATTTGCGACAAATGTCGTGACGCTCGACGCCGGAATCGAAGCCGAGAAGCTCCCGTTCGGGCAGGCGATGCCGGATCCCTGGCTGCAATTTACCATCTGGGAGGTCGTATACGGCGTGAAGGTCGTATTGACGCCGGGAGAGCTTTGGAATGAAAAACTCTGCGACACCGCCGACGTGCTCATGTTCACCGCGGCGATGACGATCTGTGTACCATTCGTGTACGCAGTGACATAGACCAGACTTCGCGCGGATGTCGTACTGTAGACCCGACGGAATCCGGGGCGAACGTACCGCGAAAACTGCGACATCACGTAGCCGCGCTTCGTCACGTTGCCGCTTTCGTCGATCGGTCCGTAGTACCGAACGATGTACCACCAGACATACGCATTCATGCCGGCGGTCATGCAGTCGTGAATCTGCTTGCCGGTGGCGAGAACTGCCGACCATGAGGTGTCGGTGCTCAGATATTCCGTCATCCAGAGTTCCTTCCCTTTGCTCGTCGCAAGGGGATACGGTCCCGGGATTGCGCCGTAGAGGTGTCCTCCGATGATCGATACCTGCGCAGCCGCCGCGGAATCGTTGAGCGTCGAATCGGAGAAGGCGTGATTGAAGCCCTCCGACTCCGGCATGATGATCCTCGTCCCGATCGCGGACCCGTTGTTCCTGAGGAAGTTCATGAACTGCGTCGCGTTCCAGAAGCATGATTCGTACGTCACGTTCGCGTCGGGTTCGTTCTGCACCGAAACCGCATACAGCGGAACGCCGTTCGTCCCCATGTAATTGATGTACGATTCCAGGTATGCCGCGAACGATGCATACGACGTATCGCTCAGTTGGCCGCCGACAATATTGTTGTTCGTTTTCATTGCGGCGGGAGGCGACCAGGGGGTCGCAAAGATGTTCGCTCCCATAGAGCTTGCAAGCCGCGCTGTCGCAACGCTCAGGGGAAAATCGCTCGGCGAGCTTGGAAGGCGGAGCCGCAAAAGAGAAAACCCAAGCTGTCCCTGGCCTGTGCCGAACGCGGTCTGCACTTCTGCCGTGTCCATATCAGGGCGCCACGGCAGGATGTTCGCCGCGCCGAATCCTCGTATCGTCTGCAGGCTGCTGTCCAAATAGACCGTGGTGCTTTGAGCAGAGACGCGGGAGAAACATGAAACGCTGCAAAGGATGAGCACAGATGCCATCCTCATCAGCCCAAGCAAATATTCCTGTTGATGCTTTTGATAATTCATAACAGTCTCTTTTTGGCAATGACAAATGTCGAATGAAGCGATGCCTATTGCTTTGCACTCTTGAATGATTTGGTAAGAATTTTTTTGAGAACTGATGTATCGACGTCTTCAAGGGACTTGATATATAAACATCCCTTGCCGGTTTTGAATTTCCCGAGCGAGGCGAGTTCCCGGCTCAGCGGGGCGAGGCCGCCGTGGAGGTAGAGCGCAATATTCTGCTTCCTCGGAGAAAAGCCGACGATCACGGTATCTCCTTCCCTTCCGCTCTCATAGACGTAGTGATGGGTGCCGAAACCGATGATCGCGCTCCCCCACATCACCGGCTTGAGTTTCGAGATCGATTCCATCATTGCGATGAGCGAGTCGCAATCATCCCGGACCTGCCGGTCGGCGATCTTTTTCAGAAAAGCATCGACGCCCGCCGCCATCGGCTTCGTTTTATTCTCAGCCATTTGCTCCCTCTCTGAAGTAGTGCTGCTCTTAGTGCGTCTGAACGGATATACCTAGTTACCAAAATATTATAACTTTCGCAAGTTGGAATAAATCACGATCTTTGCGGGGGGAACGATTCCGGGAAACGTTAAGACCGGCGGTGTCGCTTCCATCCGCAGTACTCCTGGAGGAGCGCGCGCCATACGGATGCCAAAATTG encodes the following:
- a CDS encoding hydrogenase iron-sulfur subunit, giving the protein MEPPFEPKVVAFVCNWCTYAGADLTGTSRIKYATNVRIVRFPCTGRIDYNLLLKAFAQGADGIIVSGCHPNDCHYTSGNFHARRRWIVFRQMMEYMGVDMRRVKFSWVSAAEGAKWAEVVNAAVAEVRELGPAAAFQRMTKEVA
- a CDS encoding CoB--CoM heterodisulfide reductase iron-sulfur subunit A family protein; the protein is MSRIGVFICHCGENISATVDCEKVAKTVARMPGVVQSVDYKYMCSDPGQNLIRQAIKEKNLTGVVVAACSPRMHEPTFRRTCAEAGLNPFLCEMANLREHCSWVHARGDATTEKAADLVAMMVEKAKRDKPLYPIKVPVTKTALVIGGGIAGIQAALDIANAGQKVVLVEDDPSIGGHMSQLSETFPTLDCSQCILTPRMVEVAQHPNITLYTYAEVESLTGFIGNFTARIRKKAKSIDEKACTGCGECVTACPIKKIPSEFNTGLGVRSAIYIPFPQAVPNKPVIDRSRCTYFKNGKCKFCKTKCPADAIRFEQQDEFIEVDVGSVVVATGFTIKETSFFPEYGYGKYKDVLTGLQFERLLSASGPTLGEPRRPSDGTVPKTIVFIACAGSRDPAKGIEYCSKICCMYTAKHAMLYKHKVHDGNAYVFYMDIRAGGKGYDEFVRRAIEEDDVNYIRGRVSRIYEREGKLIVRGADTLLGGEPVEIEADMVVLATAGVANEGAEELAQKLHVSYDAHHFFSEAHPKLRPVETNTAGIFLAGACQAPKDIPDSVGQASAAASKVLGLFSADELTREPVIAVVNRAAPPVFSTCIGCFTCQTACPYNAIEQEEIRTREGKLMKTVAKVNSGLCQGCGTCVAFCRSKSIDLQGYSNEQVYAEVMELLA
- a CDS encoding CoB--CoM heterodisulfide reductase iron-sulfur subunit B family protein, with the protein product MKIGLYPGCSFEGSSREYAESLRAIAPRLGLELHEVEGWNCCGASSAHSLDHSLSLALPARVLAQAEAQTMMELLVPCAACFNRLASAKTELAGDARARADVADAINMPYAGTTAVRNILEVLNQVLTAEVAASFPKTFSHKVVCYYGCLLVRPASVVHHARMEDPTEMDDLMRRIGATPLDWAMKTECCGASFSITRTDIVGDLGGRILEDAAARGAEAVIVACPMCHSNLDMRRKEIERATGKKFGVPILYVTQAIGIALGLDAQALGLQRHFVPVRLEGKSKAQHNVPARTPAGVS
- a CDS encoding 4Fe-4S dicluster domain-containing protein codes for the protein MLAAPLQGGATTLADHLVRTSGISVQRCYQCGKCSAGCPAADHMDLTPSVVLRLLQTRTAEAERKVLGSYAIWLCLACQTCVARCPMEVDLPKAMDVLRAESLRLNLVHPRARDIVAFHTSFLNTIKRFGRLWEIGLIAEYKVRTLHLWQDVVLAPVMLMKGKLSLIPSFHRKLVSQVFSAGQRKKEHAA
- a CDS encoding acetylxylan esterase encodes the protein MRLIIIAAAAQITFAFCADAQADRPIDSSAYAPIVRLTAEQDHRRLLDLLHIDSLRPGPSGNPKAPNAANSDESKATTYTSLPDPLLLKDGARVTTAEMWWKKRRPEIVEDFDREVYGREPAVLPAVRWEVASVTHDSNGTFPVITKKLVGHVDNSSYPLLTVDIQLTLTLPEHAAGPVPVIMEFGFVFPPGFKFPSPPPGAAAPAGPTWQQQLLAKGWGYAVIVPTSYQADNGAGLTSGIIGLVNKGEPRKLDDWGALRAWAWGASRALDYFETDKSVDAKKVGIEGLSRYGKAALVTMAYDQRFAIGFIGSSGEGGAKLHRRNFGEEVENVASSGEYHWMAGNFLKYAGPLTPNDLPVDSHELVALCAPRPVFISCGSPAVEGNWVDDKGMFLAGVYAGPVYELLGKKGLGVAAMPPMETTLIDGEVAFRQHSGGHTTGPNWPTFIKFAERYFK
- a CDS encoding T9SS type A sorting domain-containing protein, whose translation is MNYQKHQQEYLLGLMRMASVLILCSVSCFSRVSAQSTTVYLDSSLQTIRGFGAANILPWRPDMDTAEVQTAFGTGQGQLGFSLLRLRLPSSPSDFPLSVATARLASSMGANIFATPWSPPAAMKTNNNIVGGQLSDTSYASFAAYLESYINYMGTNGVPLYAVSVQNEPDANVTYESCFWNATQFMNFLRNNGSAIGTRIIMPESEGFNHAFSDSTLNDSAAAAQVSIIGGHLYGAIPGPYPLATSKGKELWMTEYLSTDTSWSAVLATGKQIHDCMTAGMNAYVWWYIVRYYGPIDESGNVTKRGYVMSQFSRYVRPGFRRVYSTTSARSLVYVTAYTNGTQIVIAAVNMSTSAVSQSFSFQSSPGVNTTFTPYTTSQMVNCSQGSGIACPNGSFSASIPASSVTTFVANSITAVKDHPQIPLSPSLGQNYPNPFNPATIISYQLTANSFVTVKIYDELGREVAKLVNEQESPGSHSVRWDGGNFSSGLYFYELTAGNFHDVKKMVLMK
- a CDS encoding DUF1801 domain-containing protein, which encodes MAENKTKPMAAGVDAFLKKIADRQVRDDCDSLIAMMESISKLKPVMWGSAIIGFGTHHYVYESGREGDTVIVGFSPRKQNIALYLHGGLAPLSRELASLGKFKTGKGCLYIKSLEDVDTSVLKKILTKSFKSAKQ